The following are encoded together in the Acidobacteriota bacterium genome:
- the coaD gene encoding pantetheine-phosphate adenylyltransferase has protein sequence MTQRPATQRVGVFPGSFDPVHNGHVDLIERARRLFDVLYIAVLYNEQKQALFSVEERIDLLRDLVGDSGDCRVESFSGLLVDYARERNATAVVRGLRSGADFDYELPMTLMNRRLAPGIDTIFLLPAPEWIYLSSRLTKEVGSLDGNLSGVVPPGVLEALRRKLG, from the coding sequence GTGACCCAGCGGCCAGCAACCCAGCGAGTGGGGGTCTTCCCGGGTTCCTTCGACCCGGTCCACAACGGCCACGTCGACCTGATCGAGCGCGCCCGCCGGCTCTTCGACGTGCTCTACATCGCCGTCCTCTACAACGAGCAGAAGCAGGCCCTGTTCTCGGTGGAGGAGCGGATCGATCTGCTACGGGACCTGGTCGGCGATTCCGGCGATTGCCGGGTCGAGAGCTTCAGCGGCCTCCTCGTCGACTACGCCCGCGAACGGAACGCCACCGCGGTCGTCCGCGGCCTCCGCTCCGGCGCCGACTTCGACTACGAGCTGCCGATGACCCTGATGAACCGCCGCCTCGCTCCCGGCATCGACACGATCTTCCTGCTCCCGGCGCCCGAGTGGATCTACCTTTCGAGCCGGCTGACCAAGGAGGTCGGCAGCCTCGACGGCAACCTGTCGGGCGTCGTGCCGCCCGGGGTGCTGGAGGCGCTGCGCCGGAAGCTGGGCTGA
- a CDS encoding L-threonylcarbamoyladenylate synthase, which produces MLDVWPWDGDLSEVRTALSEGRILAIPTESSYGLAVDPSSIAGVEAIYRLKERERGKPLPVVAANLEQAIDLGVERNDAIRMAEAHWPASLTVVASLRSGVSVPAAAGGDTLAVRVPDHDRLRALLQALGHPLTATSANRSGDPPACGLADLEPILGDSGALVIGGEQTPGGLASTVVSWSSAGLRVLRRGRFEF; this is translated from the coding sequence ATGCTCGACGTATGGCCCTGGGACGGCGACCTGAGCGAGGTGAGAACGGCCCTCTCCGAAGGGCGGATCCTGGCGATCCCGACTGAGTCCTCCTACGGCCTGGCCGTCGATCCAAGCTCGATAGCAGGAGTTGAAGCGATCTACCGGCTCAAGGAGCGAGAGCGCGGGAAACCACTGCCGGTCGTGGCCGCCAACCTTGAACAGGCCATCGACCTCGGCGTTGAACGGAATGACGCGATTCGGATGGCCGAGGCACACTGGCCGGCCTCGCTCACGGTGGTTGCGTCGCTACGCTCCGGCGTGTCGGTTCCGGCGGCTGCCGGGGGAGACACTTTGGCGGTGCGGGTGCCGGACCATGACCGGCTCCGTGCACTCCTGCAGGCTCTCGGTCATCCGCTCACCGCGACCAGTGCGAACCGGAGCGGCGACCCGCCCGCGTGTGGCCTGGCGGACCTCGAACCGATCCTCGGCGACTCCGGCGCACTGGTGATAGGCGGCGAGCAGACCCCCGGGGGGCTGGCATCCACCGTGGTATCTTGGAGTTCCGCCGGTTTGCGGGTGTTGCGCCGCGGGCGCTTCGAGTTCTGA
- a CDS encoding 2-oxoacid:acceptor oxidoreductase subunit alpha, with protein sequence MTLPIAGQTDAGKAAEATVSDVVIRFAGDSGDGMQLTGTQFTNTSALIGNDLSTLPDFPAEIRAPAGTLPGVSAFQVRIADHDIHTPGDAPDVLVAMNPAALKANLRDLRDNGVIIVNTDEFTPRNLKRAGYESNPLEDDSLNAFRLYRVALTTMTRRALEESELDVRSKDRCKNFLALGMIYWLFSRPLEPTIDWLRVKFRRRPEIAEANVKVMKAGWNFCDITDAFQVRYDVEPAKLEPGTYRSIHGNSALAIGLVAASRRSGLPLFLGAYPITPASDVLHELATYKHFGVTTYQAEDEIAAVCAAIGASFGGNLGVSCSSGPGIALKAEGINLAVMVELPLVICDIQRGGPSTGLPTKTEQADLLQVMFGRNNESPVPVIAASSPANCFDTALEAVRMATAYMTPVILLSDGYIANGAEPWRIPQVEDLPDLRVDFHQSAEGFLPYMRDEQTLARPWAIPGTPGLEHRIGGLEKEDVTGNVNYEPENHDHMVRLRAEKVARIVNDIPDLKVEGPQSGKLLVLGWGSTLGAITGAVNQARADGLTVSRAHLWHINPFPRNLGDVLDRFERVLVPEMNLGQLALLLRARYLKDIETYSKVEGKPFTRDEILHRIEQMTGESNQR encoded by the coding sequence ATGACCCTCCCGATCGCAGGGCAGACGGATGCCGGCAAAGCCGCTGAAGCAACCGTCTCCGATGTCGTCATCCGCTTCGCCGGCGACTCCGGCGACGGCATGCAGCTCACCGGCACGCAGTTCACGAACACGTCGGCGCTGATCGGCAATGACCTCTCGACGCTGCCCGACTTCCCGGCCGAGATCCGGGCGCCGGCGGGGACGCTGCCGGGCGTCTCCGCGTTCCAGGTCCGCATCGCCGACCACGACATCCACACTCCGGGCGACGCGCCGGACGTGCTCGTCGCGATGAACCCGGCGGCGCTCAAGGCGAACCTCCGAGACCTGCGCGACAATGGCGTGATCATCGTCAACACGGACGAGTTCACGCCGCGCAACCTGAAGCGGGCCGGCTACGAGTCGAACCCGCTCGAGGACGACAGCCTGAACGCCTTCCGGCTGTACCGGGTCGCCCTGACGACGATGACGCGGCGGGCACTGGAGGAGAGCGAACTCGACGTCCGCTCCAAGGACCGCTGCAAGAACTTCCTCGCCCTGGGGATGATCTACTGGCTGTTCAGCCGGCCCCTCGAACCGACGATCGACTGGCTCCGGGTCAAGTTCCGGCGCCGGCCCGAGATCGCCGAGGCCAACGTCAAGGTGATGAAGGCAGGCTGGAACTTCTGCGACATCACCGACGCCTTCCAGGTGCGGTACGACGTGGAGCCGGCCAAGCTGGAGCCCGGCACCTACCGCAGCATCCACGGCAACTCGGCGCTCGCCATCGGCCTGGTCGCCGCCAGCCGCCGCAGTGGCCTGCCCCTGTTCCTCGGCGCCTATCCGATCACGCCCGCCAGCGACGTGCTCCACGAACTGGCGACCTACAAGCACTTCGGCGTCACCACCTACCAGGCGGAGGACGAGATCGCCGCCGTCTGCGCCGCCATCGGAGCGTCCTTCGGCGGCAACCTCGGCGTCAGTTGCTCGAGCGGTCCCGGGATCGCGCTCAAGGCGGAGGGGATCAACCTGGCGGTCATGGTCGAGCTGCCCCTCGTCATCTGCGACATCCAGCGCGGCGGACCCTCGACCGGTCTGCCCACGAAGACCGAGCAGGCGGACCTGCTGCAGGTCATGTTCGGCCGGAACAACGAGTCGCCGGTGCCGGTTATCGCCGCGTCCTCGCCCGCCAACTGCTTCGACACGGCGCTCGAGGCGGTTCGCATGGCGACGGCCTACATGACGCCCGTCATCCTGCTCTCCGACGGCTACATCGCGAACGGCGCGGAGCCGTGGCGCATCCCGCAGGTCGAGGACCTTCCCGACCTCCGGGTCGACTTTCACCAGAGCGCCGAGGGCTTTCTGCCCTACATGCGGGACGAGCAGACGCTCGCCCGGCCGTGGGCCATCCCCGGCACACCCGGCCTCGAGCACCGGATCGGCGGGCTCGAGAAGGAGGACGTCACCGGCAACGTGAACTACGAGCCGGAGAACCACGACCACATGGTGCGCCTGCGCGCCGAAAAGGTGGCGCGGATCGTGAACGACATCCCCGACCTGAAGGTGGAAGGGCCGCAGAGCGGCAAGCTCCTCGTGCTCGGCTGGGGCAGCACTCTGGGCGCGATCACCGGCGCCGTGAACCAGGCCCGGGCCGACGGCCTCACGGTCAGCCGCGCCCACCTGTGGCACATCAACCCCTTCCCCCGCAACCTGGGCGATGTGCTCGACCGCTTCGAGCGCGTCCTGGTGCCGGAGATGAACCTGGGTCAACTGGCCCTGCTCCTGCGGGCCCGCTACCTGAAGGACATCGAGACCTACTCGAAGGTCGAAGGCAAGCCCTTCACGCGGGACGAAATCCTCCACCGGATCGAACAGATGACCGGAGAGTCGAACCAGAGATGA
- a CDS encoding lytic transglycosylase domain-containing protein, with product MRVVLRVALAATVLLAGAAAAGAELAILTNGHRYKVTEWEVQHPGQAVGAERIRLSLEGGGTVTLPLMQVERIVDDEIVEEPPPDSPAEPGFTFDYLPGQTAPPTPYGELFLEVGREHELNPDLLAALARAESNYDAGAVSNKGARGLLQLMPATAERFGVSPRELHDPARNVLAAARYLTWLRRRFEDDLPRVLAGYNAGEGAVDAHDGVPPYRETVTFIGRVYGFLGL from the coding sequence GTGCGCGTCGTCCTCCGGGTCGCCCTGGCGGCCACGGTTCTGCTGGCCGGCGCTGCGGCGGCCGGCGCCGAGCTCGCGATTCTGACCAACGGCCACCGCTACAAGGTGACGGAGTGGGAAGTTCAGCACCCCGGCCAGGCCGTGGGGGCCGAGCGGATCCGTCTGAGCCTGGAAGGCGGCGGGACGGTGACCCTGCCGCTGATGCAGGTCGAGCGCATCGTCGATGACGAGATCGTCGAGGAGCCGCCGCCGGACTCTCCGGCTGAGCCCGGCTTCACGTTCGACTACCTGCCCGGGCAGACGGCGCCGCCGACGCCCTACGGGGAGCTCTTTCTCGAGGTGGGCCGCGAGCACGAACTGAATCCCGATCTGCTGGCGGCCCTGGCGAGGGCCGAGTCGAACTACGACGCGGGCGCCGTGTCCAACAAGGGCGCCCGGGGCCTGCTCCAGTTGATGCCGGCCACCGCCGAACGATTCGGCGTGTCGCCGCGTGAACTCCACGACCCGGCCCGGAACGTCCTCGCGGCGGCCCGCTACCTGACCTGGCTTCGCCGTCGCTTCGAGGACGATCTGCCGCGCGTGCTCGCCGGCTACAACGCCGGTGAAGGCGCCGTCGACGCCCATGACGGCGTTCCGCCCTACCGCGAAACCGTGACCTTCATCGGCCGCGTCTACGGCTTCCTCGGCCTGTAG
- a CDS encoding SpoIIE family protein phosphatase, translating into MPSREKEASRSRPWRRVVWLSAAALTLALSIVTVSLDAPLALDLLAWTLITVIGGVVGWALFVWLQRRLLWRVGRRLAFSYVLLGLLPFLLSLVLVIVAAYLLSGFFLGHLYRDAAIGLHEELEAVSGFLLQPLEIGLLDPSALPAAQGGAALAYYQDDIRAGGDPRAPASFPAWLEAEGTTDGQRRRTRVPPLVVLPDGSATLAAVFRRGASAVIAFYDPAAGGLLERELSRRSDVWTRLRGPGETDGTGSTVQIFGGPQFVLQPLARTQGSAEREAFFESLNASSPLSIVGVEMAGPLHAFADGAPVSPSVSVSLAATQPIVFRHLFSPSSQVDTLGWIFFIIPAFLLFDVFVAATIMAMFMILGLSRAVNRLSTATGAVQAGDFSARIPVRRKDQLGALQRSFNEMAAGLERLIAERTARRALERELEFAREVQKNLIPGQGFQVEGVEFATFFEPSAAIGGDYFDILELPGEWEGDRGRLGVVIADVAGHGLSAGLRMAMLKAGLLTLVGEGKPARQLLPALDGLVRKASSRSKERASAAPGDRDRVFVTASLSLIDVSTGVVEMTNAGHPPAYLLRNGEIEEILLAGSPLGALGADYGFRRFELEPGDVMVWLSDGFIEAADKGGEVFGYERTIGSLKGSADSAMEVRDRILGDIRSHTEGVGAEDDLTLVVMRYQPEAATSETPADELLRAAGG; encoded by the coding sequence GTGCCCAGTCGCGAGAAAGAAGCGAGCCGAAGCAGGCCATGGCGGCGAGTCGTCTGGCTGTCTGCGGCCGCTCTCACGCTGGCGCTCTCGATCGTCACGGTGTCGCTGGATGCGCCTCTGGCGCTCGACTTGCTCGCGTGGACCCTGATCACCGTCATCGGGGGTGTCGTCGGTTGGGCGCTCTTCGTCTGGCTGCAGCGCCGGTTGCTGTGGCGGGTGGGCCGGCGACTCGCCTTCAGCTACGTGTTGCTTGGTCTGCTGCCGTTCCTGCTCAGCCTGGTGCTGGTCATCGTCGCCGCCTATCTGCTGTCCGGGTTCTTCCTGGGTCACCTCTACCGCGACGCGGCGATCGGTCTTCACGAGGAACTCGAGGCGGTGTCCGGGTTCCTTCTTCAGCCTCTCGAGATAGGGCTGCTGGATCCCTCCGCCTTGCCTGCCGCGCAGGGCGGCGCGGCATTGGCGTACTACCAGGACGACATCCGCGCGGGCGGGGATCCGAGGGCGCCGGCGTCATTTCCCGCGTGGCTGGAGGCGGAGGGGACGACGGATGGGCAGCGGCGCCGGACCAGGGTTCCGCCGCTGGTCGTCCTGCCCGATGGTTCGGCGACCCTCGCAGCGGTGTTTCGCCGGGGGGCCTCGGCGGTCATCGCGTTCTACGACCCGGCGGCGGGTGGGCTGCTGGAACGGGAGCTCAGCCGGCGAAGCGACGTCTGGACACGGCTTCGCGGCCCGGGCGAGACGGACGGTACGGGTTCGACGGTCCAGATCTTCGGCGGCCCGCAGTTCGTCCTGCAGCCATTGGCGCGAACTCAGGGAAGCGCGGAGCGGGAGGCGTTCTTCGAGTCCCTGAACGCCAGTTCTCCCTTGAGCATTGTCGGCGTCGAGATGGCCGGACCGCTCCATGCGTTCGCCGACGGCGCGCCGGTCTCGCCGTCGGTGTCGGTGTCGTTGGCGGCGACCCAGCCAATCGTCTTCCGCCATCTCTTCTCTCCCTCGAGCCAGGTGGACACGCTGGGCTGGATCTTTTTCATCATTCCCGCCTTCCTGCTCTTCGACGTCTTCGTCGCGGCGACGATCATGGCCATGTTCATGATCCTCGGCCTCAGCCGGGCCGTGAATCGCTTGAGCACGGCCACCGGGGCCGTTCAGGCAGGAGATTTCTCGGCCCGCATTCCGGTGCGGCGCAAGGATCAGCTCGGCGCTCTTCAGCGATCGTTCAACGAGATGGCGGCAGGCCTCGAACGCCTGATCGCCGAGCGAACGGCCCGGCGGGCCCTGGAGCGGGAACTCGAGTTCGCCCGCGAGGTCCAGAAGAACCTGATTCCGGGCCAGGGATTCCAGGTCGAGGGGGTCGAGTTCGCCACCTTCTTCGAGCCGTCGGCGGCGATCGGCGGCGACTACTTCGACATCCTCGAGCTTCCTGGTGAATGGGAAGGCGACAGGGGCCGGCTTGGCGTCGTCATCGCGGACGTGGCCGGGCACGGTCTCTCGGCCGGCCTCCGCATGGCGATGCTCAAGGCCGGCCTGTTGACCCTGGTGGGGGAGGGCAAGCCGGCGCGGCAACTGCTTCCCGCTCTGGACGGACTGGTGCGCAAGGCGAGCAGCCGCAGCAAGGAACGCGCTTCCGCGGCGCCCGGTGACCGCGACCGTGTGTTCGTCACGGCGAGTCTCTCCCTGATCGACGTCTCGACCGGCGTGGTCGAGATGACGAACGCTGGCCATCCTCCCGCCTACCTGCTGCGGAACGGCGAGATCGAGGAGATTCTGCTCGCCGGGTCTCCGCTCGGCGCGCTCGGTGCGGACTACGGCTTCCGGCGGTTCGAACTCGAGCCTGGCGACGTCATGGTCTGGCTCTCGGACGGCTTCATCGAGGCCGCGGACAAAGGCGGCGAGGTCTTTGGCTACGAGCGCACGATCGGCTCCCTCAAGGGCTCTGCCGACAGCGCCATGGAAGTGCGGGACCGCATTCTCGGGGACATCCGAAGCCACACCGAAGGCGTGGGCGCCGAGGACGATCTCACCCTGGTTGTGATGCGCTACCAGCCGGAGGCGGCCACCTCCGAGACGCCGGCCGACGAGCTGCTGCGGGCGGCCGGCGGCTGA
- a CDS encoding VWA domain-containing protein has product MKSRRTLQSWVRGSVSRQAGSALLFAAFVWTAVPAPGQEVEIPEVFSETIDVRVVNVEVVVTDRQGNRVQGLKPSDFELLVDGEPTPIAYFTEIEDGLAAGGATADISAVPALDLNAPVGTNFLIFIDDLFSIERDRNRVLDHLADDFGGLGPADRIAAIAYDGQTVETLTEWTNSADRFRDALDRARSRPSHGLLQLSERNQVARDQQLMAEHQAGRDQSGLLGAGQQVASGLSGDDSRMDLRYREKLSNQLESSVLAAMATMRRFSDRPGRKVMLLLTGGWPGSVEIFARERLPGSTLPVDRRVMSEHDLYGPLVSTANLIGFSLYPVDVPGLTRDFFGDASRGFGANAEPDTAGPAPGALQREDTIHSALHLLASSTGGVPLINARRDVALASVVADTRSYYWLGFEPQRREDNRFHQIVVRLVGRADLDARTREGYVDMSRDHELDMTAKAALLFGDPPGALPLQVRLSEPVRAGRRRMSVPVEVAIPLDEIQLLPTGDEWLSVVEVRVTAMDEGGNRAEVSFERVPISGPQEPQPGQIFYYQTDLELRRREHSYVITVHDPLTGTSLTSTGTVSPN; this is encoded by the coding sequence GTGAAGTCCCGGCGAACCCTCCAGTCGTGGGTGCGCGGGTCTGTCAGCCGTCAGGCCGGCTCCGCTTTGCTCTTCGCGGCTTTCGTGTGGACGGCCGTCCCGGCACCGGGCCAGGAGGTGGAGATCCCGGAGGTGTTCTCGGAGACGATCGACGTTCGCGTGGTAAACGTCGAAGTGGTCGTCACCGACCGTCAGGGGAACCGCGTCCAGGGCCTGAAACCGTCGGATTTCGAGCTCTTGGTCGATGGCGAGCCAACGCCGATCGCCTACTTCACGGAGATCGAGGACGGCCTCGCCGCCGGAGGAGCGACCGCCGACATCTCAGCGGTACCAGCCCTGGATCTGAACGCGCCGGTCGGCACGAACTTCCTGATCTTCATCGACGACCTCTTTTCGATCGAGCGCGACCGCAACAGAGTGCTCGACCACCTGGCGGACGACTTTGGAGGACTCGGTCCGGCGGACCGGATCGCCGCCATCGCCTACGACGGCCAGACCGTGGAAACGCTGACGGAGTGGACGAACTCGGCAGACCGGTTCAGAGACGCGCTGGACCGAGCCCGCTCCCGGCCATCCCACGGCTTGCTGCAACTCTCGGAACGGAACCAGGTCGCTCGGGACCAACAACTGATGGCAGAACACCAAGCCGGCAGGGATCAGAGCGGACTCCTCGGAGCGGGGCAGCAGGTCGCATCGGGCCTGAGCGGCGATGACTCCCGAATGGACCTCCGCTATCGGGAGAAGCTGAGCAACCAGTTGGAGAGTTCCGTGCTGGCGGCGATGGCCACTATGCGCCGATTCTCCGACCGGCCCGGCCGCAAGGTGATGCTGCTGCTCACCGGCGGCTGGCCAGGGTCGGTGGAGATCTTCGCCCGGGAGCGCTTGCCCGGCAGCACCCTCCCCGTCGACCGCAGGGTGATGAGCGAGCACGACCTGTACGGGCCGCTCGTGTCGACCGCGAACCTGATCGGCTTCTCCCTCTACCCGGTGGACGTGCCGGGCCTCACCCGAGACTTCTTCGGAGACGCGTCGAGAGGATTCGGCGCCAACGCCGAGCCCGACACGGCCGGTCCGGCGCCGGGCGCGCTCCAGAGAGAAGACACCATCCACAGCGCCTTGCACCTCCTCGCGTCTTCGACAGGAGGCGTACCGCTGATCAACGCGCGCCGGGATGTCGCGCTGGCCAGCGTGGTCGCGGACACGCGCTCGTACTACTGGCTCGGTTTCGAGCCCCAGCGCCGCGAGGACAACAGATTTCATCAGATCGTGGTCCGGCTAGTAGGCCGAGCCGACCTCGACGCACGCACGCGCGAAGGCTACGTCGACATGTCGCGAGACCACGAACTAGACATGACGGCGAAGGCGGCTCTGCTGTTCGGCGATCCGCCCGGGGCCCTGCCGCTCCAGGTGCGCCTCTCCGAACCCGTCCGCGCCGGCCGCCGCAGGATGTCCGTCCCCGTCGAAGTGGCGATTCCGCTCGACGAGATCCAGCTCCTGCCCACCGGCGACGAGTGGCTGAGCGTGGTGGAGGTTCGGGTCACGGCGATGGACGAAGGCGGCAACCGCGCGGAGGTGTCCTTCGAGAGGGTCCCGATCTCCGGCCCCCAGGAGCCGCAGCCCGGCCAGATCTTCTACTACCAGACCGACCTGGAACTCCGGCGGCGCGAGCACTCCTACGTCATCACGGTCCACGACCCGCTGACCGGAACGAGCCTGACGTCGACGGGGACCGTCAGTCCGAACTAG
- a CDS encoding 2-oxoacid:ferredoxin oxidoreductase subunit beta, with amino-acid sequence MNTTEAPPLTRKDFQSDQEVRWCPGCGDYAILSAVQQVFPELGIPREKFVIVSGIGCSSRFPYYMNTYGFHSIHGRAPAVATGIKMTRPDLDVWVVTGDGDALSIGGNHLIHTLRRNVNLKILLFNNRVYGLTKGQYSPTSELGKRTKSTPHGSVDFPFNPLNIAIGAGATFVARSVDIFMPHLKAVLKRAAEHKGSAFVEVMQNCNIYNDKAFAALTDKTGRQQNGLYLEHGKPLVFGDNQDKGLRFTGTDFEVIELGNGKSADDCLVWDEKHANPSLAFQMASISTGDGLGDFPVPLGVLRAVDAPTYDAGVIDQIDELTTARPQTLDQLIHGTDTWTVDAGGNVHRGAN; translated from the coding sequence ATGAACACCACCGAAGCGCCGCCGCTGACCAGGAAGGACTTCCAGAGCGACCAGGAGGTGCGCTGGTGTCCCGGCTGCGGCGACTACGCCATCCTCTCCGCGGTCCAGCAGGTGTTCCCGGAACTCGGGATTCCCCGCGAGAAGTTCGTCATCGTGTCCGGTATCGGCTGTTCCAGCCGCTTCCCGTACTACATGAACACCTACGGCTTCCACTCGATTCACGGCCGCGCGCCCGCCGTGGCGACCGGGATCAAGATGACCCGGCCCGACCTGGATGTCTGGGTGGTCACGGGCGACGGCGACGCCCTCTCGATCGGCGGCAACCACCTGATTCACACTCTGCGCCGGAACGTGAACCTCAAGATCCTGCTGTTCAACAACCGGGTTTACGGCCTGACCAAGGGGCAGTACTCGCCCACCAGCGAACTCGGCAAGCGGACGAAGTCGACGCCCCACGGGTCGGTCGACTTCCCCTTCAACCCGCTGAACATCGCGATCGGCGCCGGCGCCACGTTCGTCGCGCGCAGCGTCGACATCTTCATGCCCCATCTCAAGGCGGTGCTGAAGCGGGCGGCCGAACACAAGGGATCGGCGTTCGTCGAGGTGATGCAGAACTGCAACATCTACAACGACAAGGCGTTCGCCGCCCTGACCGACAAGACGGGCCGGCAGCAGAACGGCCTCTACCTCGAGCATGGCAAGCCCCTGGTGTTCGGCGACAACCAGGACAAGGGCCTGCGCTTTACGGGAACGGACTTCGAGGTCATCGAACTGGGCAACGGCAAGAGTGCCGACGACTGCCTCGTGTGGGACGAGAAACACGCGAATCCGTCCCTGGCGTTCCAGATGGCAAGCATCTCCACGGGCGACGGCCTCGGCGACTTCCCGGTCCCCCTGGGCGTGCTCCGCGCGGTCGATGCCCCCACCTACGACGCCGGCGTCATCGACCAGATCGACGAGTTGACGACGGCGCGGCCGCAGACCCTCGACCAGTTGATCCACGGCACGGACACCTGGACCGTCGACGCCGGCGGCAACGTCCACCGCGGCGCAAACTGA
- the xerD gene encoding site-specific tyrosine recombinase XerD — translation MAATNTLSRPARVSESERTLDRYLDGLLVERGLSQHTVDAYRRDLVRLAGNLEDAGGNLLTASVDQLGQHLRRLRRDGLSPRSVSRALVSMRRFYAFLVNEGDRDDNPAVNLYPPRLPRRLPKVLREEQVEALLRAPDTSRAPGVRDRAMIELLYATGLRVSEMVGLERSQLQLEAGFLIAFGKGAKERVVPVGESAETWLQRYLKEVRPAMAKGRHDVVFVSYRGSGLTRQGFWKLLRNYGRGAGIPDLSPHVLRHSFATHLLEHGADLRAVQVMLGHANITTTQIYTHIHEHRLRTLYDQYHPRAR, via the coding sequence ATGGCCGCTACGAACACGCTGAGCAGGCCCGCCAGAGTGTCTGAGAGTGAACGGACACTCGACCGCTATCTGGACGGGCTCCTGGTGGAGCGCGGCCTCTCGCAGCACACGGTGGACGCTTACCGCCGCGATCTCGTCCGGCTGGCAGGCAACCTGGAGGACGCCGGCGGCAACCTGTTGACGGCGTCCGTTGACCAACTCGGCCAGCACCTGCGACGCCTGCGCCGGGACGGGTTGTCGCCCCGCTCGGTAAGCCGCGCCCTGGTCTCGATGCGCCGGTTCTACGCCTTCCTCGTGAACGAGGGCGACCGCGACGACAACCCGGCGGTCAACCTGTACCCGCCACGCCTGCCGCGACGCCTGCCCAAGGTGCTGCGGGAGGAGCAGGTCGAGGCACTGCTCCGCGCCCCGGACACGAGCCGGGCTCCGGGCGTAAGGGACCGGGCGATGATCGAGCTGCTCTACGCCACGGGGCTCCGCGTCAGCGAGATGGTCGGCCTCGAACGAAGCCAGCTCCAACTCGAGGCCGGCTTCCTGATCGCGTTCGGCAAGGGGGCCAAGGAACGGGTGGTGCCGGTGGGCGAGTCGGCCGAAACCTGGCTCCAGCGCTACCTGAAGGAGGTGCGGCCGGCGATGGCGAAGGGCCGCCACGATGTCGTCTTCGTCAGCTATCGCGGCAGCGGACTGACCCGGCAGGGCTTCTGGAAGCTGCTCAGGAACTACGGGCGGGGCGCGGGCATCCCCGACCTGTCGCCCCACGTGCTGCGCCACAGCTTCGCCACACACCTGCTGGAGCACGGCGCCGACCTGAGGGCCGTCCAGGTCATGCTCGGACACGCGAACATCACGACGACGCAGATCTACACACACATCCACGAGCACCGCCTGCGGACGCTGTACGACCAGTACCACCCGCGGGCGCGGTGA